One region of Zingiber officinale cultivar Zhangliang chromosome 7B, Zo_v1.1, whole genome shotgun sequence genomic DNA includes:
- the LOC122005858 gene encoding uncharacterized protein DDB_G0271670-like, whose translation MEEPGSSGGGGSAVSHESLVGEGVASASTAIAARLGEYAEVFGDLEGSCSIPFLDLPSAFDGLDDALSGTLAYSEVFGPSYDESFAEREEASSSDPRKTTEESTSSHQAMLDFKIFSPSHFHGNHMTIAYEEGDSSSSSNSIIFNNLSTQPNVSYSKAGQGIRDGTSSERIHITQILTTSASSLVIGGTADGPHTTLNDSLYNVKHQQKLPTSSSTTSKTSENYSKADQKHSVSRHSVVKNNCVNASYSSSSSSSFTLSGDLSSSDTTDMTVSSVSLRRQPTQVPLTTPSGSKVGFDEIINMSATEASDALVKAMEFAQARLKIAKNSLEKRHQNPQKNKKLGQ comes from the exons ATGGAGGAACCCGGGAGCTCCGGCGGCGGAGGCTCCGCCGTTTCGCACGAATCTCTCGTCGGCGAAGGCGTGGCGTCGGCGTCCACCGCCATTGCCGCTCGCCTAGGCGAATACGCCGAGGTATTCGGCGATCTCGAAGGTTCGTGCTCCATCCCCTTCCTCGACCTCCCATCCGCCTTCGACGGCCTCGACGACGCCCTTTCTGGAACCCTCGCCTATTCCGAGGTATTCGGCCCTTCGTACGACGAGTCGTTTGCTGAACGAGAAGAGGCCTCTTCTTCGGATCCAAG AAAAACCACAGAGGAATCAACTAGCAGCCATCAGGCAATGCTAGACTTCAAAATCTTCTCCCCTTCACATTTTCATGGGAATCATATGACAATTGCATATGAAGAAGGCGACTCATCGTCATCATCGAACTCCATCATTTTCAATAACCTCTCTACACAACCCAATGTGTCATATAGTAAGGCTGGACAAGGAATTAGAGACGGCACTTCAAGTGAAAGAATACATATAACTCAAATTCTTACCACTTCCGCATCAAGTCTTGTGATCGGCGGAACTGCAGATGGTCCGCATACTACTTTGAATGATAGTTTGTATAACGTGAAACACCAACAGAAGTTGCCGACATCCTCTTCTACTACATCAAAGACTTCAGAGAATTACTCAAAAGCTGATCAGAAACACTCCGTCAGTAGGCATTCTGTTGTCAAAAACAATTGCGTGAATGCAAGCTATTCTTCCAGTTCTTCTAGTAGTTTCACATTAAGTGGGGATTTGTCATCCTCTGATACTACGGATATGACTGTGTCTAGTGTTAGTCTTCGCCGACAACCCACACAAGTGCCACTTACAACACCATCAGGTTCGAAGGTTGGCTTTGACGAA ATCATCAATATGTCTGCCACCGAGGCATCGGATGCTCTAGTAAAAGCCATGGAATTTGCACAAGCTAGACTAAAGATTGCAAAAAACTCGTTGGAGAAACGGCATCAAAATCCTCAGAAGAACAAGAAGTTAGGGCAATAG